From the Paludibacterium paludis genome, one window contains:
- a CDS encoding flippase, whose translation MGASAVTSFALARLLGPESFGMLNYSTALTAIFFALASFGLENPTILRLVRGGNPASVLGTAMAIRLVTSSVCLIAGCGIVWLLEGAFNTVFWLNVAQLACMSFYVLSSAEFWFKSRTEPLIPAAMRSSAVAVSSLGKIGMAVASVPLVWFGIPVLLEAAIMSLGVYWAYRWKAPRDERALTFDRGQVPGMLKDAYPFVIAAFSVLIYMKIDAVMLGKMAGHHENGIYGVSQKLTEILYIVPVVLTDTIYPTLIGKRTQGKKEFARLFQLFVDGAVVISLVAIVCSILLARPAIMLVFGEEYAASVDIFHINAWACLLVTLSYVRARWLAIEGLQKYESWATAIGAVTNILLNLVMIPRWGAIGAAWASLLSYAVAGVLTSFLLPGTRAVGMHQIRALWPFGRLAAAVRTHYLSKVTP comes from the coding sequence ATGGGCGCCAGCGCCGTTACCTCGTTCGCTCTGGCCCGGCTGCTCGGGCCGGAGTCGTTCGGGATGCTCAACTATTCGACGGCGCTGACGGCGATCTTTTTCGCATTGGCCTCGTTCGGACTGGAAAACCCCACGATCCTCCGGTTGGTGCGCGGCGGCAACCCGGCTTCGGTGCTCGGTACCGCGATGGCCATTCGGCTGGTCACAAGCTCGGTGTGCCTGATTGCCGGTTGCGGCATCGTCTGGCTGCTGGAAGGCGCCTTCAATACGGTGTTCTGGCTGAACGTCGCCCAGTTGGCCTGCATGTCGTTTTATGTGCTGTCGTCGGCGGAGTTCTGGTTCAAGTCGCGCACCGAACCGCTGATTCCGGCCGCGATGCGCTCATCGGCCGTGGCGGTGTCCTCTCTGGGCAAGATCGGCATGGCCGTGGCCAGTGTGCCGCTGGTCTGGTTCGGCATCCCCGTGTTGCTCGAAGCCGCGATAATGAGTCTCGGCGTCTACTGGGCTTACCGGTGGAAGGCGCCGCGTGATGAACGGGCGCTGACGTTCGACCGCGGCCAGGTGCCGGGCATGCTCAAGGATGCCTACCCGTTCGTGATCGCCGCGTTTTCCGTGCTGATCTACATGAAGATCGACGCGGTGATGCTGGGGAAGATGGCGGGGCATCACGAAAACGGCATTTACGGTGTCTCCCAGAAGCTGACGGAGATCCTCTATATCGTGCCTGTGGTGCTGACCGACACGATTTATCCGACGTTGATCGGCAAGCGCACTCAGGGTAAGAAGGAGTTCGCGCGGCTGTTCCAGCTGTTTGTCGACGGTGCCGTCGTCATTTCCCTGGTGGCCATTGTCTGCAGCATCCTGCTTGCCCGACCCGCGATCATGCTGGTGTTCGGCGAGGAGTATGCGGCGTCGGTCGATATTTTTCATATCAATGCGTGGGCGTGCCTCCTGGTCACCCTGTCCTATGTCAGGGCGCGGTGGCTGGCGATCGAGGGCTTGCAGAAATATGAGTCCTGGGCGACGGCGATCGGCGCCGTGACCAACATACTGCTCAATCTGGTGATGATTCCCCGCTGGGGAGCCATCGGCGCGGCCTGGGCCTCGCTGCTGTCGTACGCCGTCGCCGGGGTTCTGACATCTTTCCTGCTGCCCGGCACGCGCGCGGTCGGAATGCACCAGATCCGGGCCCTGTGGCCGTTTGGCAGACTGGCAGCCGCCGTCAGAACCCATTATCTGTCCAAGGTGACACCATGA
- a CDS encoding GDP-L-fucose synthase family protein, with product MNAIPREARIYIAGHRGMVGGAIVRELQRQGYHNLITRTHEELDLTRQADVEAFFAAERPQYVFLAAAKVGGIHANNVYRADFISQNLMIQTNVINAAWQNDVERLLFLGSSCIYPKECPQPIKESYLLTGPLESTNQPYALAKIAGIEMCWSFNRQHGTRYLAVMPTNLYGPGDNYHPENSHVIPALIRKAHEAKLRGDASMTVWGSGRPMREFLYSEDMAAACVYLMNLPEAEYRTLLTDETPPLVNIGVGHDMTIAELAQAIARVVGFEGELVFDASKPDGTMRKLLDVGKLAAYGWKATMPFETGIAISYEDFLKRESSRPASH from the coding sequence ATGAACGCCATACCCAGGGAAGCGCGCATTTATATCGCCGGCCATCGCGGCATGGTCGGCGGAGCGATCGTGCGCGAGCTCCAGCGTCAGGGCTACCATAACCTGATCACCCGGACTCATGAAGAACTGGACCTGACCCGTCAGGCCGATGTTGAAGCGTTCTTCGCGGCCGAGCGGCCGCAGTACGTGTTTCTCGCGGCCGCCAAGGTGGGCGGCATTCATGCCAACAACGTGTATCGTGCCGATTTCATCTCGCAGAACCTGATGATCCAGACCAACGTGATCAACGCGGCGTGGCAGAACGATGTCGAACGCCTGTTGTTTCTCGGATCCAGCTGCATTTATCCGAAGGAATGCCCGCAGCCGATCAAGGAGTCGTACCTGCTGACCGGCCCGCTCGAATCGACCAATCAGCCCTACGCGTTGGCCAAGATCGCGGGCATCGAAATGTGCTGGTCGTTCAATCGCCAGCATGGCACCCGTTATCTGGCGGTGATGCCGACCAATCTGTATGGACCGGGCGACAACTACCATCCGGAAAACAGTCATGTGATTCCCGCGCTGATCCGCAAGGCGCATGAGGCGAAGCTGCGCGGCGATGCCTCCATGACGGTATGGGGCAGCGGCAGGCCGATGCGCGAATTCCTGTACAGCGAAGACATGGCCGCCGCCTGCGTGTATCTGATGAACCTGCCCGAGGCGGAGTACCGCACGCTGCTGACCGACGAGACGCCGCCGCTCGTCAATATCGGTGTCGGGCACGACATGACGATCGCCGAACTGGCGCAAGCCATCGCCCGAGTGGTTGGGTTTGAGGGGGAGCTGGTTTTCGATGCGAGCAAGCCGGATGGCACGATGCGCAAACTTCTGGATGTGGGCAAGCTGGCGGCCTATGGCTGGAAGGCGACGATGCCATTCGAGACAGGCATTGCCATCAGTTACGAGGATTTCCTGAAGAGGGAATCCTCCCGCCCGGCCAGTCATTAG
- a CDS encoding glycosyltransferase family 2 protein, producing the protein MTHVRFSIATPAWNALDKLRRCVGSVRGQTGVTYEHLVQDGGSSDGTAEWLAAQSDVAGVSEKDHGMYDAINRAWSRGSGEFFSWLNADEQYLPGTLEKVAAYFDSHPDVDIVFANAIVADMDGKVVALRREIPFRKSYVVNSFLNTMSCTLFFRKRLREQGLLAFDTGYRYAGDMDLILRLVEAGAVIAHLPDYLSVFGVDGSNLSTHQRMQDETVALQKKFGAFSSGWLRQAVLVGRRIERLVIGAYKPETISYLYAVDETPSYHRITASGIGGRYTLADVRGRADTIEILRHGEA; encoded by the coding sequence ATGACACATGTCCGTTTTTCAATTGCCACTCCCGCCTGGAATGCGCTGGACAAGCTGCGCCGTTGCGTGGGCTCGGTGCGTGGTCAGACGGGTGTGACCTATGAGCATCTGGTCCAGGACGGCGGCTCGTCCGACGGAACCGCCGAATGGCTGGCGGCCCAGTCCGACGTGGCCGGCGTCAGCGAAAAAGACCATGGTATGTATGATGCGATCAACCGCGCGTGGAGTCGCGGCTCCGGCGAATTTTTCTCGTGGCTCAATGCCGACGAGCAATATCTGCCGGGCACCTTGGAGAAGGTGGCCGCGTATTTCGACAGCCATCCCGATGTCGATATCGTGTTTGCCAACGCCATCGTGGCGGACATGGATGGCAAGGTCGTCGCGTTGCGCCGTGAAATTCCGTTCCGCAAGAGCTACGTGGTGAACAGTTTTCTGAACACCATGTCCTGCACGCTGTTTTTCCGCAAACGCTTGCGCGAACAGGGGTTGCTTGCCTTCGATACCGGTTATCGCTACGCGGGGGACATGGACCTGATTCTGCGGCTCGTCGAGGCGGGCGCCGTGATCGCGCATTTGCCGGATTATCTTTCGGTATTCGGCGTGGACGGCAGCAATCTGAGCACGCACCAGCGGATGCAGGATGAAACGGTCGCCTTGCAGAAGAAATTCGGGGCGTTCTCCAGTGGCTGGTTGCGTCAGGCGGTTCTGGTCGGGCGCCGCATCGAGCGTCTCGTGATCGGAGCCTACAAGCCGGAAACCATCAGCTATCTGTATGCGGTCGATGAAACCCCGTCCTATCATCGCATCACGGCGTCGGGAATCGGCGGGCGCTATACGCTCGCCGATGTGCGGGGACGAGCCGATACCATCGAAATTCTTCGCCACGGCGAGGCGTGA
- the epsG gene encoding chain length determinant protein tyrosine kinase EpsG: protein MTIEAFEKQTDATMDKNRNSAIGQMLLNQGKLTPQQAEKVLLLQKEQDLRFGEAAIKLGFISETDLQRVLSSQFDYAFLSKDDRSLSENLLAAYQPHAEEVEALRSLRSQLMLRWMGDGNKAVAVASHNAGRANSWLAANLAVVFSQLGERTLLIDGNMRFPSQHEFFKLDNRQGLSDILAGRATLECANRIPNLLDLSVLTAGTPVPNPQELLTRASFAGLMDRAEVGFDVIILDTPPMELAADAQMIAARSRGVVLLADAGKSGVIALTRCRDQLATSGATVLGCVLNHLKGAE from the coding sequence ATGACAATTGAAGCATTTGAAAAACAGACAGACGCCACGATGGACAAGAACCGTAATTCCGCGATCGGGCAGATGCTCCTCAATCAGGGCAAGCTGACCCCCCAGCAGGCCGAAAAAGTGCTGCTGCTGCAAAAGGAGCAGGATCTGCGCTTCGGTGAAGCGGCGATCAAATTGGGATTCATTTCCGAAACGGACCTGCAGCGCGTGCTGTCGTCCCAGTTCGATTACGCCTTTTTGTCGAAGGACGACCGGTCGCTGAGCGAAAACCTGCTGGCCGCCTACCAGCCTCACGCCGAGGAGGTAGAGGCGCTGCGCAGCCTGCGCAGCCAGTTGATGCTGCGCTGGATGGGCGATGGCAACAAGGCCGTGGCGGTGGCGAGCCACAATGCCGGCCGGGCCAACAGCTGGCTCGCGGCGAATCTGGCGGTGGTATTTTCCCAACTGGGCGAACGAACCTTGCTGATCGACGGCAATATGCGCTTTCCTTCCCAGCATGAGTTCTTCAAGCTCGACAACCGTCAGGGTCTGTCCGATATTCTGGCAGGCCGTGCGACGCTGGAATGCGCCAACCGTATTCCGAACCTGCTAGATCTGTCCGTGTTGACGGCGGGAACGCCGGTGCCGAACCCGCAGGAGCTGCTTACCCGGGCGAGCTTCGCGGGGCTGATGGACCGCGCCGAGGTCGGTTTTGACGTGATCATCCTCGATACGCCGCCGATGGAACTGGCGGCGGATGCCCAGATGATCGCGGCGCGCAGCCGTGGCGTGGTGCTATTGGCCGATGCCGGCAAAAGCGGCGTGATCGCGCTGACTCGCTGCCGGGATCAACTCGCGACCAGCGGCGCCACCGTGCTGGGCTGTGTCCTCAATCACCTCAAGGGTGCCGAATGA
- the xrtB gene encoding exosortase B: MNSENASLLEQVRRELAPDGLIMRFLPLWVALALVMGPTYYGIIVSSLSPTGQGHEPIVMGILIWLFWSRKAELASGAGASGRWVAWLIGAAGVLLYVVGRSQAISTIEVPGHILIATALVLHFTGWKGMRAVWFPLLFWLVLVPLPGVLTDPLTRSLKMLVSQMAETILYALGYPIARSGVILNIGQYQLLVADACSGLNSIFVLSAMGMLYLYLAGHRNVMRNIVMLLLILPLAVVANWIRVMALILITYYLGDEAGQGFVHEFAGLVLFAVALLLFFTSDMLLGRVMKERKHGD; the protein is encoded by the coding sequence ATGAATTCGGAAAACGCCTCGTTGCTCGAGCAGGTTCGCAGGGAGCTCGCTCCCGATGGCCTCATCATGCGCTTCCTCCCTTTGTGGGTGGCTCTGGCGCTGGTGATGGGACCGACCTATTACGGCATCATCGTGTCCAGTCTGAGCCCCACCGGGCAGGGCCACGAACCGATCGTGATGGGTATCCTGATCTGGCTATTCTGGAGCCGGAAAGCGGAGCTGGCCTCCGGAGCCGGGGCGTCGGGCCGCTGGGTGGCCTGGCTGATCGGCGCGGCCGGCGTCCTGCTGTATGTGGTCGGCCGCTCGCAAGCCATCTCGACCATCGAGGTGCCCGGCCACATCCTGATCGCCACGGCTCTGGTGCTGCACTTTACCGGCTGGAAAGGCATGCGCGCGGTCTGGTTCCCGCTGCTGTTCTGGCTTGTGCTGGTTCCGTTGCCCGGGGTGCTGACCGATCCCCTGACCCGGTCGCTGAAAATGCTGGTGTCGCAAATGGCCGAAACCATCCTCTATGCGCTGGGCTACCCCATCGCGCGCAGCGGGGTGATTCTGAACATTGGCCAATACCAGTTGCTGGTGGCGGATGCCTGCTCGGGGCTCAATTCGATTTTTGTCCTCAGTGCGATGGGCATGCTGTATCTGTATCTTGCCGGTCATCGTAATGTCATGCGGAATATCGTCATGCTGCTGCTCATCCTGCCTTTGGCCGTGGTGGCCAACTGGATCAGGGTCATGGCGCTGATTCTGATCACTTACTATCTGGGCGACGAGGCCGGACAGGGATTCGTCCACGAGTTCGCCGGGCTGGTACTGTTCGCGGTGGCGCTGCTGCTGTTTTTCACATCGGACATGCTGCTTGGCCGTGTCATGAAGGAGCGCAAGCATGGCGATTGA
- a CDS encoding glycosyltransferase family 4 protein — MRILFVHQSADLYGSDKVLLDLVTRLADHGIEPVVLIPCEGPLLAALRDARIEAHVCPVLKLSRASLRPLGFLKFLSEIPGVIGAIDRIVAGRKIDIVHSNTLAVLGGALWALRRRIQHVWHLHETIHSPAAAARLFPWLVRLFADRVACNSHSTREWLLQHQPCLASRSCVIWNGVAAPSPQMDAASHVPGGAVTTIGLVGRINRMKGQTVLIEAAERLAAQGVDGFRVVFVGSPPPGQEHFLDALRARIDQSPISDRLTLQGFSSDIWRIWKTIDIACVPSIEPESFGLVAVEAMATGLPVVASAHGGILEIVRDGETGWLCEPGSVPELSARLNDLLASPARRAEFGAAGERVYRDCFSVPAMMQGFVKLYRDMV, encoded by the coding sequence ATGCGCATACTCTTTGTGCACCAGTCGGCGGACCTTTACGGCTCCGACAAGGTACTGCTGGATCTGGTGACGCGTCTCGCGGACCACGGTATCGAGCCCGTGGTGCTGATCCCTTGCGAAGGGCCACTGCTGGCGGCGCTGAGGGACGCGCGCATCGAAGCGCATGTGTGCCCGGTGCTCAAGCTAAGCCGGGCCAGCCTGCGCCCGTTGGGTTTTCTCAAATTCCTTTCGGAAATCCCGGGCGTCATCGGCGCCATCGACCGGATCGTCGCCGGCCGCAAGATCGATATCGTTCACTCGAATACGCTGGCGGTGCTGGGCGGGGCGCTGTGGGCGCTGCGCCGCCGCATTCAACATGTCTGGCACCTGCACGAAACCATTCACTCGCCGGCCGCCGCCGCCAGACTGTTTCCCTGGCTGGTCAGGCTGTTCGCCGATCGCGTGGCCTGCAATTCGCATTCCACGCGCGAGTGGCTTTTGCAGCATCAACCCTGCCTGGCAAGCCGAAGCTGCGTGATCTGGAACGGGGTGGCGGCTCCTTCGCCACAAATGGATGCCGCGAGCCATGTCCCCGGCGGAGCCGTGACGACTATCGGTCTTGTGGGCCGTATCAACCGGATGAAGGGTCAGACGGTGCTGATCGAAGCGGCCGAGCGTCTGGCGGCGCAGGGCGTCGATGGATTCCGCGTGGTGTTCGTTGGCAGTCCTCCTCCGGGGCAGGAGCATTTTCTTGATGCCCTGCGAGCACGTATCGATCAATCCCCGATCTCCGACCGGCTGACTCTTCAAGGTTTCTCTTCCGATATCTGGAGGATCTGGAAAACCATCGATATTGCCTGCGTTCCCTCCATTGAGCCGGAATCGTTCGGACTCGTGGCTGTGGAGGCGATGGCGACGGGGCTGCCGGTGGTGGCGTCGGCGCATGGTGGTATTCTGGAGATCGTGCGGGATGGCGAGACCGGCTGGTTGTGCGAGCCGGGGAGTGTTCCCGAGCTGTCGGCCAGGCTGAATGATTTGTTGGCCTCGCCGGCCCGACGGGCTGAGTTCGGCGCGGCCGGCGAACGAGTCTATCGCGACTGTTTTTCCGTGCCTGCCATGATGCAAGGGTTTGTCAAACTTTATCGGGACATGGTGTAG
- a CDS encoding O-antigen ligase family protein: MTFQNSVAGVSARPVRNPVWPEYSIGFLSIGYVILWPGLLTVLNLVLLVFSMLFWMFGKNRFNRVLLGVIACDIVLILTGVIAGVGNPTYDYFKDIWYSSNYVILISVGFVLALSISDMRKGLLAFVVSGVLVACLHLSSFIANPALLTKSAVEIRGAAGTGYYLVSLALLILLHCRGQWRARLFLPHSLAWIFIVLTALSCILTFSRTMLVVVLLGYYFTSRFMNRQRTIKTIILVCLSVVTLLVMQGASDFFPDVDKNSFSGKMLRSFNELHVEDYRDYRSINENYRGFETERGLATYANGESWQLLVGQGFGKSVDLGFYLRLGSEDSVPLRFIPVFHNGFIYLLVKTGAIGILAFLLSLTIPYVYAKKMGRTASASDPEVTSSQFLKGSIGVLLVTTWLISGAFNKSDMASYLLMVGFMLGCLNRMERKQDA, encoded by the coding sequence ATGACATTTCAGAATTCTGTGGCGGGAGTGAGCGCGCGTCCCGTGCGCAACCCCGTCTGGCCCGAATATTCGATCGGTTTTCTGTCGATCGGATACGTGATCCTGTGGCCCGGTTTGCTTACCGTGCTCAATCTGGTGTTGCTGGTGTTTTCCATGCTGTTCTGGATGTTCGGTAAGAACCGCTTCAATCGCGTGCTGTTGGGGGTGATCGCTTGCGATATCGTGCTGATTCTGACTGGCGTGATAGCGGGAGTTGGCAACCCGACGTATGATTATTTCAAAGATATATGGTATTCAAGTAATTATGTAATATTGATTTCCGTGGGGTTCGTTTTGGCCCTGTCGATCTCCGATATGCGCAAGGGGCTGCTGGCTTTCGTCGTCTCCGGCGTTCTGGTGGCATGCTTGCATCTGTCCAGTTTTATCGCCAATCCGGCCTTGTTGACCAAGTCGGCTGTTGAGATCCGGGGGGCCGCGGGTACCGGCTACTATCTGGTGTCGCTTGCCTTGCTGATCCTTTTGCATTGTCGTGGACAATGGCGGGCACGGCTTTTTCTGCCACATAGCCTGGCCTGGATATTCATTGTGTTGACGGCGCTGTCCTGCATCCTGACATTCTCCCGGACGATGCTTGTCGTTGTCTTGCTTGGGTACTATTTCACCTCGCGTTTCATGAACCGGCAGCGTACCATCAAGACCATCATCCTGGTTTGTTTGTCGGTGGTGACCCTGCTGGTCATGCAGGGCGCGAGCGATTTTTTCCCGGATGTGGACAAGAATTCGTTCTCGGGAAAAATGCTGCGTTCCTTCAACGAGCTGCATGTCGAAGACTACCGGGACTACCGAAGCATCAACGAGAACTATCGGGGATTCGAAACCGAGCGTGGCCTGGCGACTTACGCTAATGGCGAGAGCTGGCAATTGCTGGTCGGGCAGGGCTTCGGCAAGTCCGTCGATTTGGGATTCTATTTGCGTTTGGGGAGCGAGGATTCGGTACCGTTACGGTTCATTCCCGTTTTCCACAATGGATTCATCTACCTTTTGGTCAAGACGGGCGCGATTGGGATCCTCGCATTCCTGCTTTCGTTAACCATCCCTTATGTCTATGCTAAAAAGATGGGCAGGACGGCAAGCGCATCCGACCCTGAAGTGACGAGTTCCCAGTTCCTCAAAGGTAGTATCGGCGTACTTTTGGTGACCACCTGGCTGATCTCCGGTGCATTCAATAAATCGGATATGGCTTCCTACCTGTTGATGGTTGGGTTCATGTTGGGTTGTCTCAATCGTATGGAAAGGAAGCAAGATGCATAA
- the gmd gene encoding GDP-mannose 4,6-dehydratase, which yields MKKIALITGITGQDGAYLAEFLLKKGYEVHGIKRRTSLFNTDRIDHLYQDPHIEGRNFILHYGDLTDSTSLIRIIQQVKPHEIYNLAAQSHVAVSFEEPEYTANADGIGALRILEAIRILGMEKTTRFYQASTSELYGLVQEIPQRETTPFYPRSPYAVAKLYAYWITVNYREAYGMYACNGILFNHESPVRGETFVTRKITRAVARIKLGLQDCLYLGNMDALRDWGHARDYVEMQWLMLQQDKPEDFVIATGVQFSVRQFVDAAARELGITLRWEGSGVDEIGIVVSNDGDESPLKPGQVVVRVDPRYFRPTEVETLLGDPTRAREKLGWSPKTTFQELVSEMVRNDYELARRDHLIKSHGFKAMDYFE from the coding sequence ATGAAGAAAATCGCTCTGATCACCGGGATTACCGGACAGGATGGCGCCTACCTCGCCGAATTCTTGCTCAAGAAAGGCTACGAGGTGCACGGCATCAAGCGCCGCACCTCGCTGTTCAATACCGACCGGATCGACCACCTCTATCAGGATCCCCATATCGAGGGCCGCAATTTCATCCTGCATTACGGTGACCTGACCGACTCCACGAGCCTGATTCGCATCATCCAGCAGGTCAAGCCGCACGAGATTTACAACCTTGCCGCGCAAAGTCACGTGGCGGTGTCTTTCGAAGAGCCGGAATACACCGCCAACGCGGACGGTATCGGCGCGTTGCGGATCCTTGAAGCAATCCGCATCCTCGGCATGGAGAAGACCACGCGTTTCTATCAGGCGTCCACCTCCGAGCTGTACGGCCTCGTGCAGGAAATCCCGCAGCGTGAAACCACGCCGTTCTATCCGCGCAGCCCCTACGCGGTGGCCAAGCTCTATGCCTACTGGATCACCGTCAACTACCGCGAAGCCTACGGGATGTACGCGTGCAACGGCATCCTGTTCAACCACGAATCTCCGGTACGCGGTGAAACGTTCGTAACCCGCAAGATCACTCGGGCCGTGGCACGCATCAAGCTTGGCCTGCAGGACTGCCTCTACCTTGGCAACATGGATGCGTTGCGCGACTGGGGCCACGCTCGCGACTATGTCGAAATGCAATGGCTGATGCTACAGCAGGACAAGCCGGAAGACTTCGTGATCGCCACCGGCGTGCAGTTCAGCGTACGCCAGTTCGTCGACGCCGCGGCCAGGGAACTGGGCATCACGCTGCGCTGGGAAGGCTCCGGAGTCGATGAAATCGGCATTGTGGTCTCCAACGACGGCGATGAGAGTCCGCTCAAACCGGGCCAGGTCGTGGTGCGTGTCGATCCCCGCTACTTCCGTCCGACCGAGGTCGAAACGCTGCTTGGCGACCCGACGCGCGCCCGCGAAAAACTCGGCTGGTCCCCGAAAACCACCTTCCAGGAGCTGGTTTCCGAAATGGTCCGCAACGACTACGAACTGGCCCGTCGCGACCACCTGATCAAATCCCATGGTTTCAAGGCCATGGATTATTTCGAGTGA
- the epsF gene encoding chain length determinant protein EpsF has protein sequence MNFELFVQILKARRKIGIGVFGGVVVLTLLVSVLLPKQYTAETSLAIDVKATDPLTGQPLAAYMMNGYLQTQVDIMTSQATALNVVDSLGLTKLPEAQQQFAKQTGGKGDIRNWLAKTLLRSLEVKPARESSVITMSYTSGDPKFAATLAHSFAQSYIRTLVDMRANSAQQNNSFFQLQLKTLQGNLETAQKNLADFQQKEGIIATDERLDVETQRLNEISSQLVTAQSATIDAQSRAKGVDAPDVLSNPLIQQLKSQVASQEVKLRELGQKVGPNHPHYQQARVELDSIRDQLGQLQRQYAGGLNSIAGNSAGRQAALQAALKAQKEKVLELKTQRSRVDVLQREVENAQRAYDQALQRFSQTMLESRSDQANVAILEDAVEPTDPSKPRVALNFIVSLFVGGLLGVISALVAELLNRKVRTADDIETLLELPVLAVLRPPRSLKRNWSTLLRFGKRKLV, from the coding sequence ATGAATTTCGAACTTTTCGTCCAGATTCTGAAAGCACGCCGCAAGATCGGTATCGGAGTCTTCGGAGGTGTGGTGGTGCTGACCCTTCTGGTCAGTGTGCTGCTGCCCAAACAGTATACCGCCGAGACGAGTCTCGCGATTGATGTCAAGGCGACGGATCCGTTGACCGGCCAGCCTCTGGCGGCTTACATGATGAATGGTTATCTGCAGACCCAGGTCGACATCATGACCAGTCAGGCCACGGCGCTGAACGTGGTCGACTCGCTGGGACTGACGAAGCTGCCCGAGGCCCAGCAACAGTTCGCCAAGCAGACGGGCGGCAAGGGCGATATCCGCAACTGGCTGGCCAAGACTCTGCTGCGCAGCCTCGAAGTCAAACCGGCGCGCGAGAGCAGCGTGATTACCATGTCGTACACCAGTGGTGATCCGAAATTCGCCGCAACGCTGGCGCACTCTTTTGCCCAGTCCTACATCCGCACCCTGGTCGACATGCGCGCCAACAGTGCCCAGCAAAACAACAGCTTTTTCCAGTTGCAGCTGAAAACCCTGCAGGGAAACCTGGAAACGGCGCAGAAGAACCTGGCCGACTTTCAGCAGAAGGAAGGCATTATCGCCACGGACGAACGTCTTGACGTCGAAACCCAGCGGCTGAACGAAATATCCTCGCAACTGGTGACCGCGCAATCCGCGACCATCGATGCGCAGTCCCGCGCCAAGGGCGTCGATGCGCCGGATGTGCTGAGCAATCCCCTGATCCAGCAGCTGAAGAGCCAAGTCGCCTCGCAGGAGGTGAAGCTCAGGGAACTCGGACAGAAGGTCGGTCCGAACCATCCTCACTATCAGCAAGCCAGGGTCGAGCTTGACAGTATCCGCGATCAGCTCGGCCAGTTGCAGCGCCAGTACGCGGGAGGCCTGAACAGCATCGCCGGTAACTCGGCGGGCCGCCAGGCCGCGCTGCAGGCCGCGCTCAAGGCCCAGAAGGAAAAGGTTCTGGAACTGAAGACCCAGCGTTCGCGCGTCGACGTGTTGCAACGCGAAGTGGAAAACGCCCAGCGCGCCTATGATCAGGCCCTGCAGCGCTTCTCCCAGACCATGCTCGAGAGTCGCTCCGACCAGGCCAACGTCGCTATTCTGGAGGATGCGGTCGAACCGACCGACCCGTCCAAGCCGCGCGTGGCGCTTAATTTCATTGTGTCCCTGTTTGTCGGCGGCCTCTTGGGAGTGATTTCCGCACTGGTGGCCGAACTGCTCAACCGCAAGGTAAGAACGGCCGACGATATCGAAACACTGCTGGAGTTGCCGGTGCTCGCCGTGTTGCGGCCTCCGCGATCCCTGAAACGCAACTGGTCAACGCTGTTGCGTTTTGGCAAGAGAAAACTGGTGTGA
- the epsI gene encoding exosortase-associated protein EpsI, B-type encodes MAIDKRSWLPALVLAAAAAAAVALTPRQVMAQANPIKLVKVFPESFGDWKTDTSLAPVEIDPSLQALLNTVYNDTLSRTYINSSGQRIMLSVAYGGDQSSDSTQVHRPEFCYVGQGFTISAPSDSRFNLPDRSVSLRNMVARQGPRNEPISYWVTVGETSTLPGLGRKLAQLEYGLTGKVPDGMLVRVSSIDEDNGHAIQVQKQFITDMYQAIAPVYRNRVFGANKQEQ; translated from the coding sequence ATGGCGATTGACAAACGAAGCTGGCTGCCCGCCCTGGTGCTGGCCGCGGCCGCGGCCGCCGCTGTCGCGCTGACTCCCAGGCAGGTCATGGCCCAGGCCAATCCGATCAAGCTCGTGAAGGTGTTCCCGGAGTCGTTCGGTGACTGGAAAACCGATACCAGTCTTGCCCCGGTGGAGATCGATCCGTCGCTGCAGGCGCTGCTCAACACCGTATACAACGACACGCTGTCCCGTACCTACATCAACTCCAGCGGCCAGCGCATCATGCTGTCGGTGGCCTATGGCGGAGACCAGAGTTCGGACAGTACTCAGGTGCACCGGCCCGAATTCTGTTACGTGGGCCAGGGTTTCACGATTTCCGCTCCGTCCGATAGCCGTTTCAATCTGCCGGACCGCTCGGTCAGCCTGCGCAACATGGTCGCCCGCCAAGGACCGCGCAACGAACCGATTTCCTATTGGGTGACGGTCGGAGAGACCAGCACGCTGCCCGGTCTGGGGCGCAAGCTGGCGCAACTGGAGTACGGCCTGACCGGCAAGGTGCCGGACGGCATGCTGGTCCGGGTCTCGTCGATTGACGAAGACAACGGGCATGCCATTCAAGTGCAAAAACAATTTATCACCGATATGTATCAGGCCATCGCTCCTGTTTACAGAAATCGGGTATTTGGTGCGAACAAACAGGAACAGTGA